From the Lathyrus oleraceus cultivar Zhongwan6 chromosome 4, CAAS_Psat_ZW6_1.0, whole genome shotgun sequence genome, one window contains:
- the LOC127073332 gene encoding zinc finger CCCH domain-containing protein 34: MERYGRVNEGSQSDPTPEWTVAGGEATQEGYGLVGGESYPQRPDEADCIYYLRTGFCGYGSRCRFNHPRDRGAVIGAARIAGEYPERLGQPVCQYFLRTGSCKFGASCKYHHPRQSAGATVPVTLNYYGYPLRVGEKECSYYVKTGQCKFGATCKYHHPQPTGVQMLAPSPAPQVSPLPMPVPSPIYQTVQAPSGPSQQQYGVLVARPPLLHGSFVQGPYGPMVVSPTMVPFQGWSPYQQAPAASPVLPTSTPLSIATPQIYGITQLPSPSTAFTGHFQPSGSSTGPSGSSQKEPSLPERPDQQDCHHYMKTGECKFGSSCRYHHPRDTGAPKVIFSPAGLPLRPGAQPCTHYTQRGICKFGSACRFDHPMGSLSYSPSASSLADMPVAPYPVGSSIGTLAPSSSSSEFRPELASGSSKESASSRMSSSMSTSTASAGLTLSTVVPVSQSSSQPSAPSSSSLATPSATTSSTVSHTSS; this comes from the exons ATGGAACGGTACGGCCGAGTAAACGAAGGGTCGCAGTCTGATCCGACGCCGGAATGGACTGTCGCCGGTGGAGAGGCCACGCAGGAAG GGTATGGATTGGTTGGTGGTGAATCGTATCCTCAGCGACCTGATGAAGCTGATTGTATCTATTATTTGAGGACAGGTTTTTGCGGTTACGGTTCCAGGTGTCGGTTTAACCATCCACGTGACCGTGGCGCG GTTATTGGAGCTGCGAGGATTGCAGGGGAGTATCCGGAACGACTTGGACAGCCTGTGTGCCAG TATTTCCTAAGGACAGGATCATGCAAATTTGGTGCTTCATGCAAGTATCACCATCCTAGACAATCAGCAGGAGCTACTGTCCCCGTGACGCTAAATTATTATGGATATCCTTTGCGAGTG GGTGAGAAAGAGTGTTCCTACTATGTGAAAACAGGTCAATGCAAGTTTGGCGCAACTTGTAAATACCATCATCCACAGCCCACCGGTGTCCAAATGCTAGCACCGTCACCAGCTCCCCAAGTTTCACCTCTGCCTATGCCAGTACCTTCACCGATTTATCAAACTGTGCAGGCTCCATCCGGTCCTTCACAGCAACAATATGGTGTACTGGTCGCGAGGCCACCTCTGCTGCATGGCTCGTTTGTCCAGGGTCCCTACGGGCCTATGGTCGTGTCCCCCACTATGGTACCTTTTCAAGGCTGGAGCCCTTATCAACAG GCTCCAGCAGCAAGTCCTGTACTTCCTACGAGTACTCCGTTGAGCATTGCCACACCTCAGATTTACGGGATAACCCAGCTCCCTTCACCGTCAACTGCCTTTACTGGACATTTTCAACCTTCTGGTTCCTCAACTGGTCCTTCAGGCAGTAGTCAGAAGGAACCCTCATTACCCGAAAGGCCTGATCAGCAGGATTGTCATCATTACATGAAAACGGGGGAGTGTAAATTTGGTTCTTCGTGTAGATATCATCATCCGCGAGACACTGGTGCACCGAAAGTGATCTTTAGTCCTGCCGGTCTTCCTTTGCGCCCG GGGGCACAACCATGCACTCATTATACGCAGCGTGGAATTTGTAAGTTTGGATCTGCATGCAGATTTGATCATCCTATGGGATCCCTGAGTTACAGTCCatctgcttcttctctagctgATATGCCAGTTGCACCCTATCCGGTTGGTTCCTCCATTGGCACCCTTGCTCCATCATCCTCATCATCCGAGTTTAGGCCTGAACTTGCCTCGGGATCCAGCAAAGAGTCTGCTTCATCCAGAATGTCATCATCCATGAGCACGTCGACTGCATCAGCTGGGTTAACTCTGTCAACTGTCGTACCGGTTTCTCAATCAAGTAGCCAGCCATCTGCTCCGAGTTCCAGTTCTTTAGCAACTCCCAGTGCCACCACAAGTAGCACTGTCTCTCACACCTCAAGCTAA